The following proteins are co-located in the Corynebacterium aquilae DSM 44791 genome:
- the miaB gene encoding tRNA (N6-isopentenyl adenosine(37)-C2)-methylthiotransferase MiaB, with the protein MSTTATKTYEVRTFGCQMNVHDSERLSGLLESAGYRAADPDATPDLVVFNTCAVRENADNRLYGTLGQLRAVKDAHPGMQIAVGGCLAQKDRDTVVKKAPWVDVVFGTHNIGSLPALLDRAAHNDAAQVEIVDALEQFPSVLPAKRESSYAGWVSISVGCNNTCTFCIVPSLRGKEVDRRPGDILAEVKALVDQGVSEVTLLGQNVNAYGVNFADPEQPRDRTAFSKLLRACGSIEGLERVRFTSPHPAEFTSDVIDAMAETPNICPQLHMPLQSGSDKVLKEMRRSYRSKKFLSILEEVRAKLPHAAITTDIIVGFPGETEEDFQDTLSVVEKARFTSAYTFQYSPRPGTPAAEYEEQIPKAVVQERFERLMALQERISFEENEKLIGSEVELLVQAGGGRKNNQTHRMTGRARDGRLVHFKPEGAVEGEIRPGDVVTTVVTGAAAHYLIADEPVRTHRRTTAGDMHAAGQVPTTAPIGVGLGMPTIGAAPTTTAATGCGSCG; encoded by the coding sequence ATACCTGCGCGGTGCGTGAGAACGCCGACAATCGCCTGTATGGAACCTTGGGTCAGTTGCGTGCCGTCAAGGACGCCCACCCGGGGATGCAGATCGCTGTCGGCGGCTGTTTGGCGCAGAAAGACCGCGACACGGTGGTGAAGAAGGCCCCGTGGGTGGATGTGGTCTTTGGTACCCACAACATCGGTTCTTTGCCGGCGTTGCTGGATCGGGCCGCCCACAACGATGCCGCCCAGGTGGAGATCGTGGATGCGCTGGAGCAGTTCCCCTCCGTGTTGCCCGCCAAGCGGGAATCTTCTTACGCCGGGTGGGTGAGCATTTCCGTCGGCTGTAACAATACCTGCACGTTCTGCATTGTGCCGAGCTTGCGTGGTAAGGAAGTGGATCGCCGCCCGGGCGATATTTTGGCCGAGGTGAAAGCCCTGGTGGATCAGGGAGTTTCTGAGGTCACCTTGTTGGGGCAAAACGTCAACGCCTATGGCGTGAACTTTGCCGACCCGGAGCAGCCCCGCGACCGCACGGCTTTTTCCAAGCTGCTGCGGGCCTGCGGTTCGATCGAGGGTTTGGAGCGCGTGCGTTTTACCAGCCCGCACCCGGCTGAGTTCACCAGTGACGTCATTGATGCGATGGCGGAAACCCCGAACATTTGCCCCCAGCTGCACATGCCGTTGCAGTCCGGTTCGGACAAGGTGCTCAAGGAGATGCGCCGCAGCTACCGCAGCAAGAAGTTTTTGAGCATTTTGGAGGAAGTGCGCGCCAAGCTGCCGCACGCGGCAATCACCACCGACATCATCGTGGGTTTCCCCGGGGAGACCGAGGAGGATTTCCAGGACACCCTGTCCGTGGTGGAAAAGGCTCGTTTTACCTCCGCCTACACCTTCCAGTATTCGCCCCGCCCGGGCACCCCGGCCGCCGAGTATGAGGAGCAGATCCCCAAGGCGGTGGTGCAGGAGCGCTTCGAGCGTCTCATGGCGTTGCAGGAGCGGATTTCTTTCGAGGAAAACGAGAAGCTCATCGGCTCCGAGGTGGAACTGTTGGTCCAGGCCGGTGGTGGCCGTAAAAACAACCAGACCCACCGCATGACCGGACGCGCCCGGGATGGGCGTTTGGTGCACTTCAAACCGGAAGGCGCGGTCGAGGGGGAGATCCGCCCCGGTGACGTGGTCACCACCGTCGTCACCGGCGCTGCCGCCCACTACCTCATCGCCGATGAGCCGGTGCGCACCCACCGGCGCACCACCGCCGGCGATATGCACGCTGCCGGCCAGGTGCCCACCACCGCCCCCATCGGGGTTGGGTTGGGCATGCCGACCATCGGGGCTGCCCCCACCACCACGGCTGCCACCGGATGTGGCAGCTGCGGATAA